Sequence from the Fragaria vesca subsp. vesca linkage group LG4, FraVesHawaii_1.0, whole genome shotgun sequence genome:
TCAAAATATCAACTAAGCACATTTATGCAGCAACCAACAATTTGAATGCATCGAACTTCATTGGCCAAGGTGGAGCTGGTAAGAACCTTTTTGATTCAGTATTTAAACAACTTTTGCTATTGGAAATTCGGATTAGAACAGAAGAGAATTCTCGAAGAATTGAACTTTTTGAGACCTCACACGCTAGATGGTTTGCAGTGAAACGAAAAATAACACAAGGTAAATTGGACACTGGTAGTTGAATTAGGAACCTTTTCCACAAATCTGATGCCCTTCTGATAATATTCCAGGAAAGGTATACAAAGGTGTACTCCTAAATGGGATTGAAGTAGCAGTCAAGCACATAATCAACGATGGATATGTTTCCATCGAGACATTTGTAAGAGAAGTGACAAGCCTTTCACATGTTAGACATCCAAACCTTGTAGCATTACTTGGCCATTGCGAGGATACAGAAGAGTGTTTCCTGGTGTATGAACTGTGCCACAATGGGAACCTCTCGGAGTGGCTATTTGGTATGTTTCCATATTTCAATACTTGAAGCACTAATTCTCTACCATTGTCATAGCCAACTGATAGATGATTGCAGGAAAAGATAGAAGTCTACCATGGATTCAGAGACTTGAGATTGCAATTGACAGTGCAAGGGGTCTTTGGTTTCTTCATACTTTTCAGGGAGGCTGCATTGTTCACCGTGATGTCAAGGTAAGCGTATCCTATATATCTGCCTTATCTTCTGCTTTTCTGTCCTTTCTTTTCTTCAAGCAATTTTTCTTGTCACATTTCTTATTTGCAGCCAACAAACATACTCATCACTGCCAACTTTCAAGCCAAACTGTCCGACTTTGGGTTATCTAAAGTTATGGACGTGGGACAGTCCTATGTCAGCTCCGAAGTGAGAGGTACATTTGGTTATGTTGATCCTGAGTACCGAAAGAATCACCATGTAAATGCTTCAGGAGATGTCTACAGTTTTGGGATAGTTCTTCTACAACTTATCTCGGGGCGCAGAGTTATCAATCTGAATTCCAACACACTAATGTCTCTAAATAAGATGGTGAGGAAGTCAATACCTTCCACATTTCTGGAAATCTAACTATATCAAGTTACTGATTCCTCTTCTGTTCCATGTCATTGCTCTTCAGGCAAGAGGTCTCACAAGAGGCGGTGATGTCATACAGTTTGCTGATCCTAAACTTAACGGGGAGTACTCAGTAGTAGCCTTTGAGCTTATATTCAAACTAGCTTTGTCATGCACAGGACTAAAGCAACAAAGACCACGCATGGAGGAGGTGGTATCGAGACTAGAAAAGGCATTACACATCTCAACTCAAATGGAGTCATTTCCGCCTGCTGGGACCAATCAAGACTTGAAATCGAGGAAATAGCCTAGCTGAAAGCACCAGGTCCTGACTTGAAACTGAAGAAATCTTGTGAGATAGTTATTGTATATTGAAACAACCCAGTATGATTTTAAGTAATAGAAAGATATCACTCCAATTTTTGTTCATTCATATAGAAAACGAATAATTACAATTTATTACAATGTAACATTCTGTACCAAGCTTCTTTCAAAAAAGTAGAAGCTGTCATACAATAATTAGCTCTTCAAAAAACCGAGCTAATAATGAATCAAACTAGATCCAAACACACTAGATATGCATATCTACAGAAGACCCTGAATTTACAGGCCTGCAAAGAATCAATGTGTCAAGTACGCCCATAAAAATGTTGGGTTACCTAACGTGAACAAATCGCTCCTGTGGAAGAACTCGATTGACTGGACCAGAGGATCTTGTTTCATGGAATTCATGGAGGAGCTTGATGAGAGCACTGGCCCTTTTGCTTGCTCTAGATGTGCCTTCACTAAGTTGAGAATACAAACATCCCATAAGAGAAGGGCTCTTAACCAGAAGAGCAACCACATTGTGGCCACCATTTGTACTAAGAGACAGCAACAAAGACACACAGAACTCCTTTGCTGCCCTTGAAGTCAAAGAATTCAGAATCCCCATGATCGAATCCAAAGCCCTGCAACGCGAAATTGCAACTGCTCCTTCAGGTTTCTCAGCCAGAGTTGCGAGAATTGCTAGAGAATCCGTCACAAGAGCTTCACTGTCAACAGATGTTAGTATTTCAAACAGCAAAGGAACCACCCCAGCTGCTATCACCCTTCTATGATTTGCAGGGTGTGTAAGCAGCCCGTAAATAGCAACCAATGCATTCTTCTTGCCGCGATCAGAACCGTTCTTGATCAGCTCCCTCAAAGCCGGTATGGCCCTCGGGTTTTCTCCGATCAATATCCGGTACTCCTCAACCGAAGCAAGATAAAACAATGTCCCAGCAGCATGCTGGCAAGCCTCTACTTTCAGACCCTCCTTCAAAACATCCACAACCAAATCCACACCCCCATTTTCGACAATGGCAGCTTTCCCTTTTGAATGCTTTGACAGATTCAACAACCCTGCAACTGCATTCTCCTGCCTCTCCGAATCTGCAGAAGCCAACATCTTCAGCAAATGCGGAACCAACCCAGCTTCCACCAAACAAGACCTATTAAAAATGCTTGTTTTCGAAAGAATCCGAATTTCATAGGCAGCCTTGCTCCTCTCTTCCATTGTCCCCGCCGCAATACTTGCGCTGAGATATTTCGACAACATTTTCATGACCTCCTCAGCTGCCAAGCTGCCTGCAGCTATAGTCCTCCCAATGTCGCGACTCCGATGGCCGGAATCACCAAAAGGAATCCCATTCTCCGAGCAGTACTGCTGAATCAACCTCTTCAGCGCCAAATTAGGCACCACCTCCCTGCTCTTCAGCTTCTCCCCTGTTTTCGGACAAACAGCCTTTCCACCTCTAAACCACTTCATAATGGATCCCCGGTCATAGCTCTGACCCGTCGCTATTGTCACCGGTTCCGTCATGATCTCCAGCGATATCGGACACCGGAAATCCTCCCAATTCAGGCAACTCACCACCTCGCTGCGGCTATTGGCCTCGGGTCTTGGGGCGGGAAACCCGTCTACGGTGTCGAACATCACGCACCGGCAATAGCACAACAACCCGATCAGGCTGCTCAGCAAGCTCACCTCTCTCTTCTCCTCTCTCAGATTCTCAAACCCGATTTCAGATTCCAAGAATCTCACCTCCTTCTCGCACCTGCTCCATTTTCTAATACCAACATGATCAAGTACCAGCTTCAGCTCACTCCTATCCGGGTCGACCCGCTTCTCAAACCCGATCAAAACCTTCTTAACCGCCTCCACGACCCGTTTATCCTCCGGGTCAACATCAAACCTCACCCGCCGCGCTTGCCGCATCACCAACTCCACCTGCTCCTTCACCTCAACCGCCACGTGGATCGAATCAAAAGGAAGAATATCAAGAGCCGTGGCCATGGACCGAATCAAGACCCGGAACTGGTCCGCGACCCGCTCCGAGTTCATCAGCATCCATACCCGGGCGTCGTCCCGGGTACAGTCCTCCAGCAAGTACAGAAGCTTCTGGAAACTCAAATGGAGCTCCGAGAAGCTCAAAACGGTCGAGTCCGGAAGACTACTCGGAAGCCAGTCCCGTATCTCTTCGAGAAAAACCCGCACCACTCCGATCTGGCGGATCGCTTCCAAGGCGTTTCGTTGATTGCTGGCGATGTATTTGGATTTGTAGTCGCAGATGTTGTGGGTGAGAGCGATGAGAGAGAGCAGAAGCGTCCGGGGAGCTATGACCTCGCTGGGATGCACCGCCGGGTAGGTTAGGATCCGACGACCCGAATTTAATTTATGGATCATTTGCACTGTGAGAAAAGTTTGTTATGTTCGTTTGTGTTTGGATTTAGAGGAGCGGCTGGAAATGTGTATATAGGCGGGAGATCTGGGACACGTGGTTGAGAAGTGTAGTGACAGGTGGGGAGTCACTATTGGGTCGTGACGGGTGTGCGGGATCCAAGGTGTGGATGTACGGGGTTTGCAAGTGAAGGGAGGACACGTGGCTAGGGGGAACACGAGGGCATGAGAAATGCGGCTTTCGTTTGGGGGAATGAGAAAGCAACACGTAGCGCTAGGATTATGGGCTGGGCCCGTGATGAGTTGAAGGTACGTGAATGGAGGTAGCCGACACTGGACAGGGTAACGTGGAATTATGAGGAGGAAGTTGCGTGAATTTAATTTCTTTAGAAAGTCAATTTATTCGTGAGGAATTGAGTTATTATTTTTCATTTTTATTCTATTAAATTATCTAGATTATTGTAGAGTCAAGGTTAACGACGAAAGAGGAAGGTTACAAGAGCATGAACGTATGCTTCCTTCTGAGGTCAATGATCATGGAGAACAATAATGGACTAATGCTTGGCTTAGACTAAATAATGAGATTCAACCTTTGCACACCATTGTACTCATATAACTATCCATTGACTAAACATCTTTAATAGGACCAAAATTGAAGGTGGCAAGACACCCTCCTTTCTAGCCTACAACGTTGGGCTCAACATCTCAAACATGGCCCAAAGACCCAAACTCATATCTTAACAGAGTGAGCGGCCGACTTTTCCAGCACCTCATCTGACTCTCGACGTCGCCCCTTGATTGTCCCCTGATACGATTATACAATAAAACGATGCCCGGATCAAACTCAAGTGCTATGATGTTGTCCTATCTTCTTCTTTTTTTTTCTTTTTTTTTTTTTGAGAAAGTGATGTTGTCCTATCTACTTGTAATGTTGTCGTATCAAAAAATGAATATGGGAACTCAAGCGTTCCGATGTCCTATAGTAACATGGAATAGTAAAACTAAGAAAAAGTGGGCCTCTAGTTCCACTACCTGAGCCCAAATGCCAAAGAGGGATGTATTTTCATATAGTAAGCGCCATTAAGAAATTGTGGAATTTGTTTTGGTATGGGCTGGTCTGGAGACAAAGCAAGAATATTTAGGCCTGCCAACAATTCAGATGGGCATATTATTTCCCCTGATTCAATACAAATGGATTTCTAATAGAAGAAGCCCAAAATGCCCATTATTTCCTAACCAGGAACAGGTATATAAAATATTTGTCCCATATGTGCAACTAGGAAAATCAGACTGTCTGGCTTCTTCTAATTCTTCTTCCTAGCAGCTAGCCTCCTCAGTCCAACAGTATTTGGCACATAGTGATCTTGTTCTTCCCATCATAGTACGCAACAGCCTGGCTTAGATTTGCAGGAATATTAATCCTCCTCTCTACAATTATAGCTTCACATCAATCACATTCTGAATTGTTTGGTCAAATAAAGAGTCACTTCCCCACACAGTTCCAGGCAACATGTTGGGCCTTTCATATATGTCACAACATGTTAATGTCCTATCATGCACCCATCTCAGCCAGCTACAATATTTCTGGCAAATCTGCTCAGTCTGTTAAGGGATTCTGGTCACATTGAACTAGAAGTCATATTGAGTTTGCAATATCTCAGTTTCTTGTGTTTTACGTAAGTTTGATATGCAACGTTGGCTCATTTTCTGACAGCTTAAGTTTTTGGACTCAAATGATTGTCACATATTGTATCCGTGTTTTAGGGGGTAAGTTGTACTACATGTCCTTCTGGTTTCAACTTTCAAGGACCACATCTAGAATTGAATGGTGCACTTAAATATCAAAAGGACATTCTGCTTGGAAATTAACCCATCAACATTTAAGTTAAATAGTGTCCAAAGCATGCATGTCCTGTGCAGCCCTACAAGGTGAGCCAAACGTCTCAAAATCTCAACAAATGATGAGATTTCTGATACTAACTTGAGCCTTGCAAAATTTAAAACCCCTAATAAAAGAGGTTTCTGTTACTAGGAAAGATATAGAGACAGCACAGCTAATATACAACTAAGCAAGAATATGAGCTATGAACCTCCCTAAAACCTCACAATAAATACCAAAAACTTGAAGCATTTTTTCCTCAGCAATATTCTAATACAGTTAGCATGGCATTTCTGCAAGGAAAACTAGTCTTCTTGTGTCTTCTGGTGTTGTGTATGAGTTCAGTTTTGGCCTCTTCACGCAAAAGACGCTACACAAGTCCAAGCGTGCCGCGGCTAACTGATGCTTTCCCTCATGTCTCGATTAGTAATGTGTTTTCGAAAGCTTTTGGAGGCTCAAATGTTCAGGTGACTGGTAACGGATCCATGGCCACTCTTGTTCTTGACAAATCCTCAGGTGAAGTTACTTAATACTTTTATTTAATAGTACCCTGATGACATAGAGTTTCCAAATTTGTTCATATCTAATCTTTAGTGTTCTTTGTTTTGGTTCAATATGCAGGTTCTGGTTTGGCATCAGTAAACAAATATCACTATGGATTCTTCAGTGCTGCTATCAAGCTGCCTCCTGGAGACTCTTCTGGAGTTGTGGTAGCTTTCTATGTATGTTAAACTATTCTTCTTCTTATTGTATTATGCAAATCATAATATAAAATAAGTAGGGGTCTCATTCACTGAATTAATTCAATAATTAATGCATGGTTCTTTTGCTTTCAGTTGTCTAATGCAGATGTTTTCCCCCACAATCATGATGAAATAGACATAGAGCTCTTAGGCCATGATAAAAGAAATGAATGGGTCATCCAAACAAATATGTATGCAAATGGGAGTGTCAGCACAGGAAGAGAGGAGAAATTTTACCTCTGGTTTGATCCAACAACACAGCACCATCAGTACACCATCATCTGGAACAACTATCACGCAGTGTAAGAAAACAAGAAAACCAATTGAAATACATTGTACCAATTGGATTAATCGAAATTACCAAATTCTGAAAGTTCCCTAAATTTTCAGGTTTCTAGTGGACAACATCCCAGTGAGAGAGTTTGAGCATAAGAGCTCATTCTTCCCATCAAAACCGATGACAGTTTACGCAACAATATGGGATGGATCAGAGTGGGCAACACATGGAGGAAAGTATCCAGTCAACTACAAGAATGCACCATTTACAGTTTCATTTGCAGAAATGGAGATAAGTGGTTGCATTTCCAATCCCAGTGCTTCTGCTCCCTCATGTTCTAAGACCTCTTCAAGTTTGGACCCAGTTGAAGGACCAGAGTTTGTGAAGTTGACTAACCAACAAGTTAGTGCTATGGATTGGGCAAGAGGGAAGCTAATGTTTTACTCTTATTGTAAAGATACATCTAGGTTTAAAGTTATGCCACCAGAGTGCAAATAGTTCTGCAACTCCATCATATGTATAAGCTCATCAACTTAGAACACAATTGATTCAAATTATACAGCTTCTCAATATTCATGTTCATCTGTACCTAATTACAAACAATTTTCATTTGGGTCCATATAAAGGTAGTTTATGGACCCATATCAGAGGTTGGGGAATCATTTTGAGATTGCAGTGGCCAATGGAGGACCAAAACACATTCAGTTGTTTCCTCATATCTGCATTATTCCTCTTTGCAATCACTTCTCATCCATAAAATCCAACTAATAAACAGCTATTAGCCTCATAAATCATCTACTTAATGTTGACATTTATGCTATTTAGCGTAGTAAACCATGTAGTATGACATAAAAGCCTCCTTGATCAATTTCGTTTTTGCTTGGTTTTGTGTTAGGTTAGCCTAACGATAGATATACTGTTAGACCAAACCACAACACTTAATTCACTGAACCATTAATTAGACATTAATAAATTGAGCTAGTTCATTACAGAGGAGCAAGATTATTATCATCATCATCATAAAAATCAATCCTCAGCTCTCGACTTGTCTCTTTATTTTTGACAATTTGGAAAGCTTTTGAGATTATAGCCATGCCGGATTTTTGAGGGGTGTGACCACAGCCTTGACTTGCAAGTAATTCTGAAGGCCGTAAATACCCTTTTCTCTTCCAATTCCACTCATCTTGTACCCTCCAATAGGAATCGTAGCATCAAACACATCAAAGCAGTTGATCCATACAGTACCAACTCGCAATGCACGTGTCAATGTGTTTGCAGTGTCTATGTTCTGTGTAAATACCCCTGCAGCAAGGCCGTAGCGCGTATTGTTTGCCCTCTTTATCACCTCATCAAGTTCCCTGCAATAAGTCATATTGTTAGCTGTAGTATTGATGTCAGGGCCGTACAGGGAGAAGATACAAAACTTAATTTATTGCTTACTTGTATTTCAAGACCATCTGCACTGGGCCAAAGATCTCATCCTTTGCTATCTGCATGTCATCCTAATCCACGAGACAATGATGATTAGATTAACCATATGCAAAGTTTGAATTCTTGGTGAATATGGTTATGAGGTGCAGTGTAGAATATTACCTTCACATTTGAGAATACAGTGGGCTTGATGTAGTAACCTTTTGAGCCAAATTGTTCTCCTCCTGTTTCCAGTGTCGCTCCACCTTTAATACCGTAATCTATATACTTCAGGATCTTCTCAAATTGGTCTGAATCAATCTGTTTAACATGCATAAGCCTCAATCAGTATAACGTAAATGGCCTTTAGTGCAGCAAGTTTTGATTCACTAGATTAGTTCAAAGCTTAAACAAATAAATTCAGTAAAAGAATTTGTTGCCTCATGAACACTGATTACCTGAGGACCTTGCTCAGTGCCCCCCTTGAATGGATCACCAACTACACGTTTCTCAGCACGTGCCTTAGCTTTCTCTACAAACTCATCATATACACGTTCATGTACAAAAGTACGAGAACCAGCACAGCAACATTGTCCCTACAAACAGAGGTGTGATGAAATCAGCATACGATTTTTCTCTCTTTTACGAATCAACAAGTGCATTCAATTTTCTGTAGAACTACCTACAAATCTACAATGCTTAGCATACCTGATTAAAGAATAGAGCAAGATGAGCCATCTCAACAGCCTTGTCTACATCAGCATCCTCACATACAATAAACGGAGATTTCCCACCAAGCTCCAAAGTTACTGTCTTAAGATTGCTTTTAGCAGCTAGTTCAAGTACAATTTTACCAGTAGCAGTTGATCCAGTAAAAGCAACCTGCACAATACCTTTAGTAAGATAACAAATTACTGCAAAACTCATAATTCATATGTAGTTATTGCCGATTCATAATTTACCTTATCAATGTCCATATGACTAGCAATTGGGGCACCTACAGTTGGACCAAAGC
This genomic interval carries:
- the LOC101310311 gene encoding U-box domain-containing protein 19-like, producing the protein MIHKLNSGRRILTYPAVHPSEVIAPRTLLLSLIALTHNICDYKSKYIASNQRNALEAIRQIGVVRVFLEEIRDWLPSSLPDSTVLSFSELHLSFQKLLYLLEDCTRDDARVWMLMNSERVADQFRVLIRSMATALDILPFDSIHVAVEVKEQVELVMRQARRVRFDVDPEDKRVVEAVKKVLIGFEKRVDPDRSELKLVLDHVGIRKWSRCEKEVRFLESEIGFENLREEKREVSLLSSLIGLLCYCRCVMFDTVDGFPAPRPEANSRSEVVSCLNWEDFRCPISLEIMTEPVTIATGQSYDRGSIMKWFRGGKAVCPKTGEKLKSREVVPNLALKRLIQQYCSENGIPFGDSGHRSRDIGRTIAAGSLAAEEVMKMLSKYLSASIAAGTMEERSKAAYEIRILSKTSIFNRSCLVEAGLVPHLLKMLASADSERQENAVAGLLNLSKHSKGKAAIVENGGVDLVVDVLKEGLKVEACQHAAGTLFYLASVEEYRILIGENPRAIPALRELIKNGSDRGKKNALVAIYGLLTHPANHRRVIAAGVVPLLFEILTSVDSEALVTDSLAILATLAEKPEGAVAISRCRALDSIMGILNSLTSRAAKEFCVSLLLSLSTNGGHNVVALLVKSPSLMGCLYSQLSEGTSRASKRASALIKLLHEFHETRSSGPVNRVLPQERFVHVR
- the LOC101310892 gene encoding aldehyde dehydrogenase family 2 member B7, mitochondrial-like — protein: MAARRVSSLLSRSFTSASSFSKGRSSSVSRGIGKYSTAAAAVEDPITPPVIVGHTKLLINGQFVDAASGKTFPTLDPRTGDVIAHVAEGDAEDVNRAVAAARKAFDEGPWPKMTAYERSRVLFRFADLIEKQNDELAALETWDNGKPFEQSAKIEVPMFARFFRYYAGYADKIHGLTVPADGPYHVQTLHEPIGVAGQIIPWNFPLLMFAWKVAPALACGNTIVLKTAEQTPLSALYVAHLLHEAGLPPGALNIVSGFGPTVGAPIASHMDIDKVAFTGSTATGKIVLELAAKSNLKTVTLELGGKSPFIVCEDADVDKAVEMAHLALFFNQGQCCCAGSRTFVHERVYDEFVEKAKARAEKRVVGDPFKGGTEQGPQIDSDQFEKILKYIDYGIKGGATLETGGEQFGSKGYYIKPTVFSNVKDDMQIAKDEIFGPVQMVLKYKELDEVIKRANNTRYGLAAGVFTQNIDTANTLTRALRVGTVWINCFDVFDATIPIGGYKMSGIGREKGIYGLQNYLQVKAVVTPLKNPAWL
- the LOC101310600 gene encoding probable xyloglucan endotransglucosylase/hydrolase protein 33-like → MAFLQGKLVFLCLLVLCMSSVLASSRKRRYTSPSVPRLTDAFPHVSISNVFSKAFGGSNVQVTGNGSMATLVLDKSSGSGLASVNKYHYGFFSAAIKLPPGDSSGVVVAFYLSNADVFPHNHDEIDIELLGHDKRNEWVIQTNMYANGSVSTGREEKFYLWFDPTTQHHQYTIIWNNYHAVFLVDNIPVREFEHKSSFFPSKPMTVYATIWDGSEWATHGGKYPVNYKNAPFTVSFAEMEISGCISNPSASAPSCSKTSSSLDPVEGPEFVKLTNQQVSAMDWARGKLMFYSYCKDTSRFKVMPPECK
- the LOC101306040 gene encoding probable receptor-like protein kinase At4g39110-like, translating into MAKLILIFLGYSQIKYSQVPPLLILVFVFLTALNFGFSQSPSAVCVLDIQQSSSWSSSNCDAGTWGGFVSNCNCGAAFDDYLSALGHRANHTARQLFLNSTGQETCLEGMKSNKSDVFSCGIQKLTSGGGGCSDYTKLDVVHNLGSTLQDLDEDCRSLGTAGIYDQACGACLRRWEEIVASSHSRESSKLEANICGFAVLLSLTSNRIHDKNWVQAIYQCLGNQIFTDLRDQRHTGLKSRFLKLSTGLWILFGGLAGITVIVLISMWTLCKKKKPDIFSIAKDEKEDAPYDSLTQESSLKISTKHIYAATNNLNASNFIGQGGAGKVYKGVLLNGIEVAVKHIINDGYVSIETFVREVTSLSHVRHPNLVALLGHCEDTEECFLVYELCHNGNLSEWLFGKDRSLPWIQRLEIAIDSARGLWFLHTFQGGCIVHRDVKPTNILITANFQAKLSDFGLSKVMDVGQSYVSSEVRGTFGYVDPEYRKNHHVNASGDVYSFGIVLLQLISGRRVINLNSNTLMSLNKMARGLTRGGDVIQFADPKLNGEYSVVAFELIFKLALSCTGLKQQRPRMEEVVSRLEKALHISTQMESFPPAGTNQDLKSRK